A section of the Agarivorans litoreus genome encodes:
- a CDS encoding zinc-binding alcohol dehydrogenase family protein has translation MKAVAYQQALAISENLSLQDIELPKPSASAKDLLIKVEAISVNPVDTKIRANVSAEQGQWKVIGWDAVGTVEQIGDQAQLFKVGDKVWYAGDLTRAGSNAEYQLVDERIVSLAPTSIPAAHAAALPLTALTAWEMLFDRLQVSKTEPKSILIIGAAGGVGSIMVQLVKQLTKLKVIATASRPETQTWLKELGADQIINHRNPLSEELAEQNNIDYVVSLNNTDQHMAEIVKVIKPQGKFGLIDDPAELDVKLLKRKSISLHWEFMYTRSMFQTEDMIKQHELLSEVATLIDQGKIKSTLGEHFGQINADNLKQAHAFIESQKAKGKIVLEGF, from the coding sequence ATGAAAGCTGTAGCCTACCAACAAGCACTAGCAATTAGTGAGAACTTATCACTACAAGATATTGAACTGCCAAAGCCTAGTGCCAGTGCTAAAGACTTATTAATAAAAGTTGAAGCCATCTCGGTAAACCCTGTTGATACTAAAATTCGCGCCAATGTCTCCGCCGAGCAAGGCCAATGGAAAGTAATCGGCTGGGATGCGGTAGGCACCGTGGAGCAAATTGGCGACCAAGCCCAGCTTTTCAAAGTAGGTGACAAAGTCTGGTATGCCGGTGATTTAACTCGCGCTGGCAGCAATGCCGAATACCAACTGGTAGATGAACGCATAGTTAGCTTAGCACCCACTAGCATTCCAGCAGCACATGCGGCCGCCTTGCCTCTTACGGCGCTAACCGCTTGGGAAATGCTATTCGACCGCTTGCAAGTGAGTAAAACTGAGCCAAAGTCTATTTTGATTATTGGCGCTGCTGGCGGCGTAGGCTCGATAATGGTTCAGTTGGTTAAACAGCTCACCAAGCTTAAAGTTATTGCCACTGCCTCTCGACCAGAAACCCAGACTTGGTTAAAAGAATTGGGGGCCGACCAAATCATTAATCACCGCAATCCTTTAAGTGAAGAGTTAGCCGAGCAAAACAACATCGACTACGTAGTGAGTTTAAACAATACCGACCAACACATGGCCGAGATTGTCAAAGTGATTAAGCCACAAGGAAAATTTGGTTTAATTGATGACCCAGCTGAGTTAGATGTAAAACTGCTTAAACGTAAGAGTATTTCGCTGCATTGGGAGTTTATGTATACCCGCTCAATGTTCCAAACCGAAGACATGATTAAACAGCATGAGTTACTCAGCGAAGTGGCTACCCTCATTGATCAAGGGAAGATAAAAAGTACCTTAGGTGAACACTTTGGCCAGATAAATGCCGACAACCTCAAACAAGCTCACGCCTTTATTGAGTCGCAAAAGGCTAAAGGAAAAATTGTGTTGGAAGGGTTTTAG
- a CDS encoding TDT family transporter: MEHNWRLCAARLSRFPTPVAGLALGIASLGFVIESSYSTEGFVQGLSALLASMLLGLLLLRFVLHPKTLIQDLSHPVVGSVAPTFAMALMLVSNAVARYLHPFAGSVLWLLAIVIHLAFLAAFCYHRSRQFNWTDMGPSWFVPPVGIIVAALAYLGPVHGVLYWLAVACLWFGMACFAIMLPMMFYRFIFKDNIEQGAQPTIAILAAPASLSMAGYLTIEPSPSALIVLSLFGISLLMTFTVYLSFFKLLRLPFSPGYAAFTFPMVIGASCMFKTADLLSRWGVNASLVEEVLWLARFELLMASLVVAYVSFRFIYFFVFTRRHQQL; the protein is encoded by the coding sequence ATGGAACACAATTGGCGCTTATGTGCAGCGCGCTTAAGCCGTTTTCCCACGCCAGTGGCAGGGCTTGCATTAGGGATAGCGAGCCTAGGCTTTGTCATTGAGTCTAGTTATAGCACCGAGGGCTTCGTTCAAGGGCTTTCCGCGCTGCTTGCAAGTATGCTGTTGGGCTTGCTGCTGCTAAGGTTTGTGTTGCACCCTAAAACGCTTATTCAAGATTTATCACACCCTGTTGTGGGCAGCGTTGCTCCTACTTTTGCTATGGCATTAATGCTAGTAAGCAATGCCGTTGCGCGTTATTTGCACCCTTTTGCTGGTAGTGTTCTTTGGCTATTGGCCATTGTTATCCATTTGGCTTTTTTAGCGGCCTTTTGTTACCACCGCAGCCGTCAATTTAATTGGACTGACATGGGGCCAAGCTGGTTTGTGCCGCCTGTGGGGATTATTGTGGCCGCACTTGCTTACCTTGGTCCGGTGCATGGCGTTTTATATTGGCTGGCGGTCGCTTGTTTATGGTTTGGTATGGCATGTTTTGCGATTATGTTACCGATGATGTTTTATCGGTTTATTTTCAAAGACAACATTGAGCAAGGCGCGCAGCCCACTATTGCCATTCTTGCCGCGCCTGCCAGTTTATCGATGGCCGGTTATTTGACTATTGAGCCTTCTCCATCAGCCTTGATAGTGTTGAGCTTGTTTGGCATTTCGCTATTGATGACCTTTACCGTTTACCTGTCTTTTTTCAAATTATTGCGCTTACCTTTCTCTCCAGGCTATGCGGCATTTACCTTTCCTATGGTAATTGGCGCTAGCTGCATGTTTAAAACCGCAGACTTATTGAGTAGATGGGGAGTAAACGCTAGCTTGGTTGAAGAAGTGTTATGGTTGGCGCGTTTTGAGCTATTAATGGCAAGCCTAGTTGTCGCTTACGTTAGCTTCAGGTTTATCTACTTCTTTGTATTTACGCGGCGCCATCAGCAGCTTTAG